In the genome of Impatiens glandulifera chromosome 6, dImpGla2.1, whole genome shotgun sequence, the window CATCTTggagatgaagatgatgatgcagtgcaaaataaaattaaagagatgAATGAAGAATTACAACAGAAGCAAGATGAGATGTCTAGTTTGGAAGATTTAAACCAAGCACTCATCATCAAAGAGAGACAAAGCAACGATGAACTGCAAGAAGCTCGGAAAGTACTAATTTCGGTATGAGTTTTTTCATTTAGTTATATCTGGATGTATTAGTTTACCTTATCATTATATAGGATTAACTGTTTAAAAGAGCCACAAGATCTATTTAACACAAATCACTATCTAATAAGATTACTTCTAGTTGAATGTTGGAGCCTTCTTTCTTTTAGAAAATGAGAATTTTTTTCATTGATCCAGTTAACATTAAATCATTTGtcataagttaataaaaaacataatagaAAGTACCTAAATAAAAGAGAAACTCAAATCTCTAGATCAAAGGAGCTGAGGTTAACTTGAAGCTCAACTCTCTTGGTTGATGCTTCACAAATGATTTGGTTTGGCTTCCTTTTGTCCATTGTCGAGTTTGTGCATCTATTTATCCAACATGGATTTAGCTGTTTTCCATTTCTTTTTTGTCTGTGCTATTGTTCAAGCCTGCTTTAAAAACATGAGATGGAACATCTTAATCATCATCAGCAACAACTCTTGGATGCTtgtcaatatttttattgttcttcatttatatttatatcaaaatatttcacTGACCTCACTTCCTTGCATTTTAGGGCTTGACTGATATGCAATTTAGTTCCCGGGCTCATATTGGGATAAAAAGAATGGGAGATATTGAAATGAAGCCTTTTCATGCTGCATGCAAGGGAAAATATCCAGTTTCTGTCGCAGAAATGAAATCATCGGAATTGTGCACCTTGTGGCAGGAAAAGTTGAGAAAACCGGAGTGGCATCCATTCAAGGTCATTCAGACTGAAGATGGAAACCATGAGGTGTAATTTCTAACCATACTTGTATCTGTTTTGTTAGCTTGTTTCAAATTGTTTCAACTGCTTATCTTTTGTTTCTGGACATCGCTCTGTTTCATCTTTAAGTTGATGATTGTACATGATGATGCAGCAAATCATAGATGAAAATGACGAGGAACTTAAAACTCTGAGGGAGGAGTGGGGAAATGACGTTTATGAAGCTGTGGGAACTGCCTTAAAAGAGATGAATGAGTATAACCCAAGTGGAAATTATGTGATTTCCGAGCTATGGAACTACAAAGAGAATAGGAAAGCAACACTGAAAGAAGTTATTTCACACATCCTCAAGAGTTTGAAGACACTAAAGCGAAAGAGAACATGAACAAGTAGAGGTTTGTATTGATCGATCTCCTTTGGTTATTAACTATTTGTGTTTCATAGCTAGAACAGGTGCAATTGTCATTTCATTATTCAGATTATTGTTAGTTTAAGAAAGTTATCCCGTCTTTTAACGTAGTGTCTACTACGAACAGACAGCGGTGAGGCATGAAAATGCGAGATTAAAGGCAGAAGGATTTTTCAGTTGCAGGTATGGAGAGATCTATGTAACTTGATATTGTTTCCATTTGAATGGTTCCCATAACTAATGAATTGTTCAAGATTTGtaagaatttttaatttgagtttttattagACGTTTTCTATTCATTACTACTATTACATAAAATGTGATggatttggtttattttttcaTAGTAGAAATGAGAATAATTTTTCTGGTatctaatattaaaattatgattgaaatatatgaaattttatttgatatttaatattttgttaactttttatatagatttattttaattacaatttttgtGTGTAtgcaaattttatatattaaataattaatttatctcaatttaataaatttaataaatacaaaattttaaattaagatattattacTATTTAGACCTCGTTCGATTTGGGTTATgtaaataactcaaattcaaaaaatatcattttatttttactctcttttcttttatcattcaattcattatataaaatactctttatttttaattaataatttttatatattaatactctttaaatcaaaattatcgtctataattatttttaaataaaacatgttATAAATTTATCCCAAATCTAAACCAAcccttaaaattaaatatatttataattgaaataatattttaatttataatttgaatcataAAGTTAATAACGATTTCTTTGAAATTAACAATACATTGACATCATAAATCACATAACAAATTTAGATTcgaaaataatcaatttatattaaaaaataatgattttgaataaataaatttttgataaaaaagttttaagggcattaatatataataataaaataaaaataataatttaaaataaaaattattttaatattttatgtaatgaattaaaatttttaatttattattgaaataattctaACGATCAAGACCATAATCTATGTTTGGTTTCTAACCTAATAATAGAATGGTCTTTTTTAAAGTGAGATAGACAATTCAATTTGAATACAATTGAGAGTTAAAATTTTCTTCAAGGaattccaaaattataacattttcaattttttcattttgataagttgaaaataatcttattaAGTTGGTTGTCTCAAATTAATCACTAAAAAATTGATacattttaacaaacaaacaaagtggtatttaaaaccaaataaataaatacatttcaAAATTGGCTGGTTTGCAAAGATGTAGCCATGATcactctttaaaatattatgatgaataaataattagaagaaattttaatttcctAGTTACTTATTCTTCAATATTATTTGTAGAAGAACtatatcaatttaattaataaatgtaaattaCTTTTCCCACCTCCTCCCATATATCTATCTCTCGTCCCACTCcttaattaactcaaaaattacatatttatccctattaattttatatatattacctttcattttatttattttattttatttaattattaaatttttttattatgaaatataattaataaattaatttttaatatttttttctatttaaaagataaaaagtctaaaacatatataattaattttaaatattatatattaataataaaattataataaaataataattttatataaaataaatattttaaaaagttaaatatgaaatattgtaataaaaaaatattattaaaaatattatgcaaatgttatctttatattattaagtaaaaattatatttaatttgactaattattaatatataatatattaaagactttatcttatttatttgttaaataattttatttataaaaaaattgatttttataagtatttaaaaaaatatatatatatataattaatataataaattattaaatatttatattttattaaattagtacacattttaatatttaatatattttaaataattataatataaaaataataatattttgtatttttaattaaataaataaagttaaaaaaatatattaaaaattaattaattatatttaataaaaaaaacttaataattaaataaaataaaataagtaaatttaataaaataagaaaagtaaatatataaaaataataagaataaataagtaatttaggaGTTAATTAAGGAGTGAAGGCGAGGTGAAAATATGGGAGGGTAGGAAAAGCACCTCccttaataaatatatacacaaaaactaattaaatgttattaaatgaGTAAACTTGGGATTGTGTGGAGGAGGCTAAGCcgctaattaattattttgtaattatataaataggttttcttgaaataataaaaaaatattataaatatattaaataaaattaaatatacgaaAAAACGAAATCaccaaatttaaatgtaaatttgaaaaatgtgtttagcatattttttttaaaacaattttattcgTGTCCCGTTTGTGCTAAAGTTTATCACAGATATTTGTTTTTCAGGGTACAACGAATTCAGTAATAATTTTGCACTAAAATTACTACACATCGATCTTGACCAACGTATTTGACTATCACCACATTAAAAAAGAAGTGTAAACAGAAAAATCTCTTTTAAGTTGGATGTCTCAAATTAATCACTAGAGAATTGATacattttaacaaacaaacaaagtggtatttaaaaccaaataaataaatacatttcaAAATTGGCTGGTTTGCAAAGATGTAGCCATGATcactctttaaaatattatgatgaatatataattagaagaaattttaatttcctAGTTACTTATTCttcaatattatttgtaaaagaactggtatcaatttaattaataaatatatacataaaaactaattaaatgttattaaatgaTTAAACGTGGGATTGTTGGCAatgtaatgaaatcaaacgGATAAGGACGATCACAATGTGTGGAGGAGGCTAAACCACTAATTAGGTGAATGTGTAGGCGCGGGAATTAATGATGGgctcataattaattaattattttgtaatcaTATAGATAGGTTttcttgaaataaaaaaaaaaaaatattataaataaattaaatagaattaaatataCGAAAAACGAAATTaccaaatttaaatgtaaatttaagaaatgtgtttagcacatttcccttaaaacaattttatccGTGTCCCGTTTGTGCTGAtgtcccgtttgtgctggagtttagagagaaaaatCTCTTAAAATTCTTAGAGAAAGAATGATATGGATAATGTGATGGGGTGAAATGAATAAAGAAAgagtatatattgctgagaattaaacgTTCAAATGAAATAATTCAAACGTTTATTATCAATGCATATTGCTCATTAATTTGTCAATTAgtctataattaattaatatcgttaatttgttaaaatattgtTAGACATTCATTGTTAGCTAATTGAAAAATCTATATGTTAACCAATTGACAGaccaattaaaattaaatatttatcataatgttatactttaattttctaatttgacattaaatattaattaaataattttgattattttgaatttatttattcaaaataattatttaatttttataaatttgggAGGTATAATTTTAGTGATTATAATTATGATCGAAAAATATTGAAGGAAATAATTTAAACACCAACAAACTCACATAACAAGcttatttatcaaaatacaaacaaacaaaaatcagGTTCCACGAGAACAAAATCGTTCTAAACTTCCCAAATCAAGATTAAAAATCCGAACAAACTACACTCAATCAGTAACAATATCATATCACAGtacattcaaaataaaattaccaGAACATCTTTCATATCCacacaaagaaaaaataagaattcaCACAAAAGGATTTCTCAAAGTGgactaaagaaataaaaataaaacgttacCTTTCAGATCGGGTATTCTAGCCGAACGACGGAGGTCCGAGTGAAGGGATAGAAGCAAGAAAAGCGGTGGGCACAAGAACAGAGGAAGATCGATACAAGAAATTGTGAGGGGTCAAACGAAGAAGATTATTGACGGGAAAAGAGAGTTTTTAGTGTTAAATTGTAAAGGTGCGAACAACGGAAGTTAGAGATAGGATAATATATGACCGCTCTATCTATTCTTGAAATAGAATAATAGTATTGACACCAAAATTTAAAGTGTTGAGTTAAACtcttaaattttaagaatttagaGAAGGTTAAcgagtttaatttaaataaattttaagttagTGAAATTAgtagaattttataaataatttaaatttcaaattttttcaaaaagaaaaatgtatttatatttataaattaaataaagtaatttattcaaataaattaattaatataattaattttataaatataaaattattatgatttatttttttattaattttatactttattatatagatatttttaaatggtccatatatcaaattcttaattatataataataataataataatatataactatattttttttaaaataaaatttttacaattttaaataaattctcaattttacaaatttacag includes:
- the LOC124941741 gene encoding factor of DNA methylation 1-like isoform X1; the protein is MQRLAREHVRSILDEQEKMNYELEVKRKDLDAWNRQLNKREALTERERQKLDEEKQMSTTRNTSLEMASMEQRKADENVLRLVEEQKKEKQEALNKVLQLERQLDAKQKLEMEIEELTGKLQVMRHLGDEDDDAVQNKIKEMNEELQQKQDEMSSLEDLNQALIIKERQSNDELQEARKVLISGLTDMQFSSRAHIGIKRMGDIEMKPFHAACKGKYPVSVAEMKSSELCTLWQEKLRKPEWHPFKVIQTEDGNHEQIIDENDEELKTLREEWGNDVYEAVGTALKEMNEYNPSGNYVISELWNYKENRKATLKEVISHILKSLKTLKRKRT
- the LOC124941741 gene encoding factor of DNA methylation 1-like isoform X2, whose translation is MASMEQRKADENVLRLVEEQKKEKQEALNKVLQLERQLDAKQKLEMEIEELTGKLQVMRHLGDEDDDAVQNKIKEMNEELQQKQDEMSSLEDLNQALIIKERQSNDELQEARKVLISGLTDMQFSSRAHIGIKRMGDIEMKPFHAACKGKYPVSVAEMKSSELCTLWQEKLRKPEWHPFKVIQTEDGNHEQIIDENDEELKTLREEWGNDVYEAVGTALKEMNEYNPSGNYVISELWNYKENRKATLKEVISHILKSLKTLKRKRT